One window of Penaeus chinensis breed Huanghai No. 1 chromosome 3, ASM1920278v2, whole genome shotgun sequence genomic DNA carries:
- the LOC125041189 gene encoding glycine-rich cell wall structural protein 1.0-like, with protein sequence MTCLFRRFLKTLFEYGAVASWHQQRKRRRGLARIETVLKKIGGGGGGGGGGGGQGGGGQGGGGGGGGRGGGGGGRRRRRGGGGGGRGGGGGGGGEEEEEEEEEEVEEEEEGGGGGQGGGGGQGGGGQGGGGGQGGGGQGGGGQGGGGQGGGGQGGGGQGGGGGGGGGQGGGGQGGGGQGGGGQGGGGQGGGGQGGGGGRGGGGGQGGGGGGGGGGGQGGGGQGGGGGGQGGGGQGGGGGGGGGGGGQGGGGQGGGGQGGGGQGGGGGRGGGGRGGGGRGGGGRGGGGR encoded by the exons ATGACCTGCCTATTTCGGCGGTTCCTTAAGACCCTTTTTGAGTATGGCGCCGTCGCTTCTTGGCACCAACAGCGGAAGCGCCGAAGAGGCCTGGCACGGATCGAGACTGTGCTGAAAAAGATA ggaggaggaggaggaggaggaggaggaggaggagggcaaggaggaggagggcaaggaggaggaggaggaggaggaggaagaggaggaggagggggggggaggaggaggaggagaggaggaggaggaggaggaagaggaggaggaggaggaggaggaggagaggaggaggaggaggaggaggag gaggaggtggaggaggaggaggaaggaggaggaggagggcaaggaggaggaggagggcaaggaggaggagggcaaggaggaggaggagggcaaggaggaggagggcaaggaggaggagggcaaggaggaggagggcaaggaggaggagggcaaggaggaggagggcaaggaggaggaggag gaggaggaggagggcaaggaggaggagggcaaggaggaggagggcaaggaggaggagggcaaggaggaggagggcaaggaggaggagggcaaggaggaggaggaggaagaggaggaggaggagggcaaggaggaggaggaggtggaggaggaggaggagggcaaggaggaggagggcaaggaggaggaggaggagggcaaggaggaggagggcaaggaggaggaggaggtggaggaggaggaggaggagggcaaggaggaggagggcaaggaggaggagggcaaggaggaggagggcaaggaggaggaggaggaagaggaggaggaggaagaggaggaggaggaagaggaggaggaggaagaggaggaggaggaaga
- the LOC125038890 gene encoding cilia- and flagella-associated protein 251-like, whose amino-acid sequence KEEEGKEEEGKEEEGKEEEEGKEEEGKEEEGKEEEGKEEEEEEEEEEEEEEEEEEEEEEEEEGKEEEGKEEEEVEEEEEEEEEEEEEEEVEEEEEEEEEEEEEEEEEEEEEEEEEEEEEEGKEEEGKEEEGKEEEGKEEEEEEEEEEEEEEEEEEEEEEEEEGKEEEGKEEEGKEEEGKEEEGKEEEGKEEEGKEEEEEEEEEEEEEEEGKEEEGKEEEGKEEEEEEEEEEEEEEEEEEEEGKEEEGKEEEGKEEEEEEEEEEEEEEEEEEEEEEEEEEEEEEEEEEEEEEEEVEEEEEEEEEEEEEEEGGGGEEEEEVEEEEEGKEEEEGKEEEGKEEEGKEEEEGKEEEGKEEEGKEEEGKEEEGKEEEEEEEEE is encoded by the coding sequence aaggaggaggagggcaaggaggaggagggcaaggaggaggagggcaaggaggaggaggagggcaaggaggaggagggcaaggaggaggagggcaaggaggaggagggcaaggaggaggaggaggaagaggaggaggaggaagaggaggaggaggaagaggaggaggaggaagaggaggaggaggagggcaaggaggaggagggcaaggaggaggaggaggtggaggaggaggaggaagaggaggaggaggaagaggaggaggaggaggtggaggaggaggaggaagaggaggaggaggaagaggaggaggaggaagaggaggaggaggaagaggaggaggaggaagaggaggaggaggagggcaaggaggaggagggcaaggaggaggagggcaaggaggaggagggcaaggaggaggaggaggaagaggaggaggaggaagaggaggaggaggaagaggaggaggaggaagaggaggaggaggagggcaaggaggaggagggcaaggaggaggagggcaaggaggaggagggcaaggaggaggagggcaaggaggaggagggcaaggaggaggagggcaaggaggaggaggaggaagaggaggaggaggaagaggaggaggaggagggcaaggaggaggagggcaaggaggaggagggcaaggaggaggaggaggaagaggaggaggaggaagaggaggaggaggaagaggaggaggaggagggcaaggaggaggagggcaaggaggaggagggcaaggaggaggaggaggaagaggaggaggaggaagaggaggaggaggaagaggaggaggaggaagaggaggaggaggaagaggaggaggaggaagaggaggaggaggaagaggaggaggaggaggtggaggaggaggaggaagaggaggaggaggaagaggaggaggaggaaggaggaggaggagaggaggaggaggaggtggaggaggaggaggagggcaaggaggaggaggagggcaaggaggaggagggcaaggaggaggagggcaaggaggaggaggagggcaaggaggaggagggcaaggaggaggagggcaaggaggaggagggcaaggaggaggagggcaaggaggaggaggaggaggaggaggaggag